The following are from one region of the Rhodopirellula sp. P2 genome:
- a CDS encoding glycosyltransferase family 87 protein, with amino-acid sequence MSAAPGEGWTVGNRAVAIIAAALMSVGLVATFSRILVSYQVPGPFDPEHQGLCDFHNGIYFPTRAVLAGESPYSDAYAAKYPVARQIPFFSPVILLMHAPLALLPLHVGEVLNVILQLFLLAAIAVLVAREAGYPKRYDAVLCIAMAMVYSRGGHITLFNGYFTFQLVLATFLSVVWADRRPVRAAFALLVVSAKPTYILPLGFLMLARGNWRALVSGAVLSIAGAALPLAWIAHHEGDGDIVAGVSILQQQIVDTQAVHRSMDDESPVHSWTRLDLFAIIAKWRGEDPGDLPHILAMAALLIVPMWVLFVRARRGQDDGIAGVTGGVLLTALLVSLYHQSYDSLLMIAPVAGAWMARLNGWAGVMPKLRWTLCALMAFPALNYLSTRTFLLRFELPEVAVQIFTSLNGICLAISLVILCWIAIRKPADGTGEATGCVDDGLCPNRE; translated from the coding sequence ATGTCGGCTGCCCCAGGGGAAGGTTGGACTGTCGGGAATCGAGCTGTTGCGATCATTGCTGCCGCACTGATGTCGGTGGGTTTGGTCGCGACGTTCTCTCGCATTCTCGTCAGCTATCAAGTCCCTGGGCCATTTGATCCGGAGCATCAAGGGCTCTGTGATTTTCACAACGGGATCTACTTTCCCACGCGAGCGGTGCTGGCGGGGGAAAGTCCGTATAGCGATGCTTATGCGGCGAAGTATCCAGTCGCGAGACAGATTCCATTCTTCTCGCCGGTGATTCTGTTGATGCACGCGCCGCTGGCGTTGTTGCCGCTGCACGTTGGCGAAGTGTTGAACGTGATCCTGCAGTTGTTTCTGCTGGCTGCGATCGCTGTGTTGGTGGCTCGTGAAGCTGGGTATCCAAAACGATACGACGCGGTTCTTTGCATTGCCATGGCGATGGTCTACAGCCGGGGTGGACACATCACCTTGTTCAACGGCTACTTCACCTTTCAGTTGGTGTTGGCAACGTTTTTATCCGTCGTTTGGGCGGATCGCCGACCGGTTCGAGCGGCGTTTGCGTTGTTGGTGGTCTCGGCGAAGCCAACCTATATTCTGCCGCTTGGGTTCCTGATGTTGGCTCGCGGGAATTGGCGTGCATTGGTCAGTGGTGCCGTGCTCAGCATTGCCGGCGCCGCGTTGCCGCTGGCTTGGATCGCACACCACGAAGGTGACGGCGACATCGTCGCGGGAGTTTCGATTCTGCAGCAGCAAATCGTCGACACGCAGGCGGTTCACCGCTCGATGGACGATGAGTCGCCGGTGCATTCCTGGACTCGGCTCGATCTGTTCGCGATCATCGCGAAATGGCGTGGAGAAGACCCGGGGGATCTACCGCACATTCTGGCAATGGCGGCATTGTTGATCGTTCCGATGTGGGTGTTGTTTGTGCGGGCCCGTCGGGGCCAGGATGATGGGATCGCGGGCGTGACCGGAGGCGTCCTGCTGACCGCGTTGTTGGTCAGTTTGTACCACCAATCGTACGACTCGTTGCTCATGATCGCTCCCGTTGCGGGGGCCTGGATGGCGCGTCTGAATGGCTGGGCAGGCGTGATGCCCAAGCTGCGGTGGACGCTGTGTGCTTTGATGGCGTTTCCGGCGTTGAATTACCTGTCAACGCGAACTTTTTTGCTGCGTTTTGAGTTGCCGGAAGTCGCAGTCCAAATTTTCACCAGCCTCAACGGGATCTGCTTGGCAATTTCGCTGGTGATCCTGTGTTGGATTGCCATCCGAAAGCCGGCAGATGGGACCGGCGAAGCCACTGGCTGCGTTGACGACGGCCTTTGCCCAAACCGAGAGTAG